A DNA window from Pseudomonas sp. B21-056 contains the following coding sequences:
- a CDS encoding GntR family transcriptional regulator has protein sequence MTFKAPDSLAEQIAHHLAERIIRGEMKPGERIQEQKVTLALNVSRGSVREALLILERRHLIAILPRRGAHVTELTEHNVRSLCTLMSELYILLGNAVAHGWRDSTDMAPFLQIQQRLKDAFVRQDIRTFVDESFSVMRAAYPFANNPYLQETVENLQPAMSRAYFLALEQRKAEMSEYLDLFQSLLVAVLARDLPQIRIVLTAYGQRSCDLVVAALTKA, from the coding sequence ATGACGTTCAAGGCCCCGGACAGCCTCGCCGAGCAAATCGCCCATCATCTCGCCGAACGCATCATTCGCGGTGAAATGAAGCCGGGAGAGCGCATCCAGGAGCAGAAGGTCACGCTGGCGCTCAATGTCAGCCGCGGCTCGGTCCGCGAGGCCCTGCTGATCCTGGAACGACGCCACCTGATCGCGATCCTGCCGCGCCGTGGTGCCCACGTCACCGAACTCACCGAACATAACGTGCGCAGCCTCTGTACGCTGATGAGCGAGCTGTACATCCTGCTGGGCAACGCCGTGGCCCATGGTTGGCGGGACTCGACCGACATGGCGCCGTTCCTGCAGATCCAGCAGCGCCTCAAGGACGCCTTCGTGCGCCAGGACATCCGCACGTTCGTCGATGAAAGCTTCAGTGTGATGCGCGCCGCTTATCCTTTTGCCAACAATCCGTACTTGCAGGAAACCGTCGAGAACCTGCAGCCGGCCATGAGCCGCGCCTATTTCCTCGCCCTGGAACAACGCAAGGCCGAAATGAGCGAGTACCTCGACCTGTTCCAGAGCCTGCTTGTCGCGGTGCTGGCCCGTGATCTGCCGCAGATCCGCATTGTGCTCACGGCCTACGGCCAGCGCAGTTGCGATCTGGTGGTTGCCGCCCTGACGAAGGCCTGA
- the smc gene encoding chromosome segregation protein SMC, which translates to MRLKCIKLAGFKSFVDPTTVNFPSNMAAVVGPNGCGKSNIIDAVRWVMGESSAKNLRGESMTDVIFNGSTSRKPVSQASIELVFDNSDGTLIGEYAAYAEISIRRKVTRDSQNSYFLNGAKCRRRDITDIFLGTGLGPRSYSIIEQGMISKLIEAKPEDLRNFIEEAAGISKYKERRRETENRIRRTHENLARLTDLREELDRQLERLHRQSEAARKYQEYKGEERQLKAQLSALRWQALNEQVGQREAIIGNQEVSFEALVAEQRNADAAIERLRDGHHELSERFNLVQGRFYSVGGDIARVEQSIQHGQQRLRQLQDDLKEAERARLETESHLGHDRTLLLTLGEELERLTPEQEITSAAAEEAAAALEESELTMHGWQEQWDRFNLTSAEPRRQAEVQQSRIQQLETSMERLAERQRRLAEERALLAADPEDAAILDLSEQLAASEATLEDLQASEDAQVERLEQLRQALQLALQNQQQAQGELQRLNGRLASLEALQQAALDPGTGTAEWLRDQHLAERPRLAEGLKVDAGWELAVETVLGADLQAVLVDDFAGFDLSGFTQGDLRLLSPAGDGVRMPGSLLDKVEAKVDLSPWLGQVRPVENLEQALALRGQLAAGESLISRDGYWVGRHFLRVRRASEAESGMLARGQEIQRLGAERDEREASVEALETELQNLRAQQRQQENGREHLRRLLQDEARQQGELKAQLSAGKAKAEQLALRRTRLEEEIAEQGEQRALEHEQIGEARLQLQEALDAMALDTEQRELLLAQRDSLRERLDRVRQEARQHKDHAHQLAVRLGSLKAQYDSTRQALERLEMQSERLTEKREQLSLNLEEGEAPLEELRLKLEELLDKRMSVDEELKTAQIALEDADRELRDAEKRRSQAEQQSQLIRGQMEQQRLEWQALTVRRKALQDQLLEDGYDLNGVLATLVAGANEKDAEEELERIAARIQRLGAINLAAIDEYEQQSERKRYLDAQDADLVEALETLENVIRKIDKETRNRFKDTFDQINGGLQALFPKVFGGGSAYLELTGEDLLDTGVTIMARPPGKKNSTIHLLSGGEKALTALALVFAIFKLNPAPFCMLDEVDAPLDDANVGRYARLVKEMSETVQFIYITHNKIAMEMADQLMGVTMHEPGCSRLVAVDVEEAMAMVDA; encoded by the coding sequence GTGCGCCTCAAGTGCATCAAGCTGGCGGGGTTCAAGTCCTTCGTCGACCCGACCACGGTGAACTTCCCCAGCAACATGGCGGCGGTGGTCGGGCCCAACGGTTGCGGCAAGTCGAACATCATCGACGCCGTGCGCTGGGTGATGGGCGAGAGTTCGGCCAAGAACCTGCGCGGCGAATCGATGACCGACGTCATCTTCAACGGTTCCACCAGCCGCAAGCCGGTCAGCCAGGCGAGCATCGAGCTGGTGTTCGATAACTCCGACGGCACCCTGATCGGCGAATACGCGGCCTATGCGGAAATCTCCATCCGCCGCAAAGTGACCCGCGACAGCCAGAACAGTTATTTCCTCAACGGCGCCAAATGCCGGCGTCGCGACATCACCGACATCTTCCTCGGCACCGGCCTGGGGCCGCGCAGCTACTCGATCATCGAGCAGGGCATGATCTCCAAGCTGATTGAGGCCAAGCCTGAAGACCTGCGTAACTTCATCGAAGAGGCCGCCGGTATCTCCAAATACAAGGAGCGCCGGCGCGAGACGGAAAACCGTATCCGTCGCACCCACGAAAACCTCGCTCGCTTGACCGACCTGCGCGAAGAGCTCGACCGTCAGCTCGAACGCCTGCACCGTCAGTCCGAGGCCGCGCGCAAATACCAGGAATACAAGGGCGAAGAGCGCCAGCTCAAGGCCCAGCTCTCGGCCCTGCGCTGGCAGGCGTTGAATGAACAGGTCGGCCAACGCGAAGCGATCATCGGCAACCAGGAGGTCAGCTTCGAAGCCCTGGTGGCCGAACAGCGCAATGCCGATGCCGCCATCGAGCGCCTGCGTGATGGGCACCACGAGCTGTCCGAACGCTTCAACCTGGTGCAAGGGCGCTTCTATTCGGTCGGTGGCGACATCGCCCGGGTCGAGCAGAGTATCCAGCACGGCCAGCAACGGCTGCGCCAGTTACAGGATGACTTGAAGGAAGCTGAGCGCGCGCGCCTGGAGACCGAGTCTCACCTGGGTCACGACCGCACCTTGCTGCTGACCCTTGGCGAAGAGCTGGAGCGGCTCACGCCGGAACAGGAAATCACCAGTGCCGCCGCCGAAGAGGCCGCTGCCGCCCTGGAAGAGTCCGAGCTGACCATGCACGGCTGGCAGGAGCAGTGGGACCGTTTCAACCTCACTTCTGCCGAGCCACGGCGTCAGGCCGAAGTCCAGCAGTCGCGCATCCAGCAACTGGAAACCAGCATGGAGCGCCTGGCCGAGCGCCAGCGCCGCCTGGCCGAAGAGCGTGCCTTGCTCGCGGCGGACCCGGAAGACGCGGCGATCCTCGACCTGAGCGAGCAACTGGCCGCCAGCGAAGCCACTCTCGAAGACTTGCAGGCCAGCGAGGACGCCCAGGTCGAGCGGCTCGAACAACTGCGCCAGGCCTTGCAACTGGCTCTTCAGAATCAGCAGCAGGCCCAGGGCGAGTTGCAACGGCTCAACGGTCGTCTGGCCTCGTTGGAAGCCTTGCAGCAGGCCGCGCTGGATCCGGGCACCGGCACTGCCGAATGGCTGCGGGACCAGCATCTGGCCGAGCGTCCGAGGCTGGCCGAAGGCCTGAAGGTCGACGCCGGTTGGGAGCTGGCGGTGGAAACCGTGCTGGGCGCCGATCTGCAAGCAGTGCTGGTGGATGATTTCGCCGGCTTCGACCTCTCGGGGTTCACCCAGGGCGACCTGCGCCTGCTCAGCCCGGCCGGCGACGGAGTGCGGATGCCGGGCAGCCTGCTGGACAAGGTCGAGGCCAAGGTCGATCTGTCGCCCTGGCTCGGGCAGGTCAGGCCGGTAGAGAACCTTGAACAGGCCTTGGCCCTGCGCGGGCAACTGGCAGCGGGTGAAAGCCTGATCAGTCGTGATGGCTATTGGGTCGGCCGGCATTTCCTGCGGGTGCGCCGAGCCAGCGAAGCCGAGAGCGGCATGCTCGCCCGGGGCCAGGAAATCCAGCGCCTGGGCGCCGAGCGCGACGAACGCGAAGCCAGCGTCGAAGCCCTGGAAACCGAATTGCAGAATCTGCGGGCGCAACAGCGTCAGCAGGAAAATGGGCGCGAACATCTGCGCCGGCTGTTGCAGGACGAAGCGCGCCAGCAAGGCGAGCTCAAGGCTCAGTTGTCGGCCGGCAAGGCCAAGGCTGAACAGCTGGCCCTGCGGCGCACCCGACTGGAAGAAGAGATCGCCGAGCAGGGCGAGCAACGGGCGCTGGAGCACGAACAGATTGGCGAGGCGCGCCTGCAACTGCAGGAAGCCCTCGATGCCATGGCCCTGGACACCGAGCAGCGTGAGCTGTTGCTGGCCCAGCGCGACAGCCTGCGCGAACGCCTCGACCGGGTGCGCCAGGAAGCGCGTCAGCACAAGGACCATGCCCATCAGTTGGCGGTGCGCCTGGGCTCGCTCAAGGCGCAATACGATTCCACGCGCCAGGCCCTCGAACGCCTGGAGATGCAGTCCGAACGCCTGACCGAAAAACGCGAACAGTTGAGCCTGAACCTGGAGGAGGGCGAGGCGCCGCTGGAAGAGCTGCGGCTCAAGCTCGAGGAACTGCTCGACAAGCGGATGAGTGTCGACGAGGAACTCAAGACGGCGCAGATCGCCCTCGAAGACGCTGACCGTGAGCTGCGCGATGCCGAGAAGCGCCGTAGCCAGGCCGAGCAGCAATCCCAGTTGATTCGCGGCCAGATGGAGCAGCAACGCCTGGAGTGGCAAGCCCTGACCGTGCGTCGCAAGGCCTTGCAGGACCAACTGCTGGAAGACGGTTACGACCTCAACGGCGTGCTCGCCACCTTGGTGGCCGGGGCCAATGAGAAAGACGCCGAGGAAGAACTGGAGCGCATCGCTGCGCGGATCCAGCGCCTGGGCGCGATCAACCTGGCGGCCATCGACGAATACGAGCAACAGTCCGAGCGCAAGCGTTACCTGGATGCCCAGGACGCTGACCTGGTGGAAGCGCTGGAAACCCTGGAAAACGTCATCCGCAAGATCGACAAGGAAACCCGAAACCGCTTCAAGGATACCTTTGATCAGATCAATGGCGGTTTGCAGGCGCTTTTCCCAAAAGTTTTCGGTGGCGGCAGTGCGTACTTGGAACTGACGGGCGAAGATCTACTCGATACTGGGGTGACAATCATGGCGCGTCCTCCCGGAAAGAAGAACAGCACCATTCATTTGCTCTCCGGTGGTGAAAAGGCGTTGACCGCGTTGGCCCTGGTATTTGCCATCTTCAAGTTGAATCCGGCGCCGTTCTGCATGCTCGACGAAGTCGATGCGCCGCTGGACGACGCCAACGTGGGCCGTTACGCACGGCTGGTAAAGGAAATGTCTGAAACAGTGCAGTTCATCTATATCACCCACAACAAGATCGCCATGGAAATGGCCGATCAGTTGATGGGTGTGACGATGCACGAACCGGGCTGTTCGCGGCTGGTGGCGGTGGATGTCGAGGAGGCCATGGCGATGGTGGATGCCTGA
- the zipA gene encoding cell division protein ZipA gives MEIGLREWLIVIGIIVIAGILFDGWRRMRGGKGKLKFRLDRSLSNLPDEDDNAELLGPPRVLDTHKEPQLDEHDLPSVSAPVREPRESGSKRGKRNNEPSQGDLNLNLDLDGGPSFSSRDDFPDESKASSSDKDQAQAEEVLVISVICRDPAGFKGPALLQNILESGLRFGEMDIFHRHESMAGNGEVLFSMANAVKPGVFDLDDIDHFSTPAVSFFLGLPGPRHPKQAFDVMVAAARKLSQELNGELKDDQRSVLTAQTIEHYRQRIVEFERRALTQKR, from the coding sequence ATGGAAATCGGTCTGCGCGAGTGGCTGATCGTCATCGGCATCATTGTCATTGCCGGTATTCTTTTCGATGGCTGGCGCCGCATGCGCGGCGGCAAGGGGAAACTCAAGTTCCGCCTTGATCGCAGCCTGTCGAACCTGCCGGACGAGGATGACAATGCCGAGTTGCTGGGCCCGCCCCGGGTGCTCGACACCCACAAGGAACCGCAGTTGGACGAGCATGACCTGCCGTCGGTGAGCGCTCCCGTGCGCGAACCCCGTGAATCGGGTTCCAAGCGGGGTAAACGCAACAACGAACCGTCCCAGGGCGATCTGAACCTCAACCTGGACCTGGATGGCGGCCCGAGCTTCAGCAGCCGCGACGACTTCCCGGACGAGAGCAAGGCGTCGAGCAGCGACAAGGACCAGGCCCAGGCTGAAGAAGTGCTGGTGATCAGCGTGATCTGCCGCGACCCGGCCGGCTTCAAGGGCCCGGCGTTGCTGCAGAACATCCTGGAAAGCGGCCTGCGTTTCGGCGAGATGGACATTTTCCACCGCCACGAAAGCATGGCCGGCAACGGCGAAGTGCTGTTCTCCATGGCCAACGCCGTCAAGCCAGGGGTGTTCGACCTGGACGACATCGACCACTTCAGTACGCCGGCGGTGAGTTTCTTCCTCGGCCTGCCGGGTCCGCGTCATCCGAAGCAGGCTTTCGACGTGATGGTGGCCGCGGCCCGCAAGTTGTCCCAGGAGCTCAACGGTGAGTTGAAGGACGACCAGCGCAGTGTGCTGACCGCCCAGACCATCGAACACTACCGCCAGCGCATTGTCGAATTTGAACGCCGGGCATTGACCCAGAAGCGTTGA
- the ligA gene encoding NAD-dependent DNA ligase LigA, whose protein sequence is MNAVETRILELRTELDQHNYRYHVLDEPTIPDAEYDRLFHELKALEEQHPELVTSDSPTQRVGSVALSAFSQVRHEIPMLSLGNAFDETTMREFDRRVTEGLDLPMGDLLGGGAAVEYSCEPKLDGLAVSLLYQDGLLVRGATRGDGTTGEDISVNVRTVRNIPLKLQGSGWPPVLEVRGEVYMSKAGFDRLNATQLEAGGKTFANPRNAAAGSLRQLDSKITANRPLEFCCYGIGQVTADIADTHIGNLKQLKAWGMPISRELKLAHGIDECLDYYRDIGERRNALPYEIDGVVFKVNSIASQRELGFRAREPRWAIAHKFPASEELTELLDVEFQVGRTGAVTPVARLKPVKVAGVTVANATLHNMDEVARLGLMIGDTVIIRRAGDVIPQVVQVVTERRPENARPVEVPQQCPVCGSHVERTQLIKRSKGRETISEGAVYRCVGRLACGAQLKQAIIHFVSRRAMDIEGLGEKSIEQLVDEGLVGSPADLYALTFEQVVDLEGFAELSSRKLLAAIVDSKKPSLARFIYALGIPDVGEETAKVLARSLGSLERVQAALPQVLTYLPDVGLEVAHEIHSFFEDPHNREVITDLLRHGLDIQDQGELGAEFSASTTLGGFLDKLHIPSVGPGGAQKLADKFGSLDAVMNADWLDMRQALPEKQANAVREFFAIADNRQQAEAAEQQLRDFGMHWQSEKKVVEGLPEAGHTWVLTGSLELMSRDVAKDKLESLGAKVAGSVSAKTHCVVAGPGAGSKLAKANELGLKVLDEEAFVAFLGKHGITV, encoded by the coding sequence ATGAATGCCGTCGAAACCCGCATCCTAGAACTGCGCACCGAACTGGATCAGCACAACTACCGCTATCACGTCCTCGATGAGCCCACCATCCCGGATGCCGAGTACGACCGCCTGTTCCATGAGCTCAAGGCCCTGGAAGAGCAGCACCCGGAACTGGTGACCAGCGATTCCCCGACCCAGCGGGTCGGCAGCGTGGCGCTGTCGGCGTTCAGCCAGGTCCGTCACGAGATCCCGATGCTCAGCCTGGGCAACGCCTTCGACGAAACAACCATGCGTGAGTTCGACCGCCGGGTAACCGAAGGCCTCGATCTGCCGATGGGCGATCTGCTGGGCGGTGGCGCGGCGGTGGAATACAGCTGCGAGCCGAAACTCGATGGCCTGGCGGTCAGCCTGTTGTACCAGGACGGCCTGTTGGTACGCGGCGCCACCCGCGGTGACGGCACCACCGGCGAAGACATCAGCGTCAACGTGCGCACCGTGCGCAACATTCCCCTCAAGCTGCAAGGCAGCGGCTGGCCGCCCGTGCTGGAAGTGCGCGGCGAGGTGTACATGTCCAAGGCCGGCTTCGACCGCCTCAACGCCACGCAGTTGGAGGCGGGCGGCAAGACCTTCGCCAACCCGCGCAACGCGGCGGCCGGCAGCCTGCGCCAGCTCGACTCCAAAATAACCGCCAACCGCCCGCTGGAATTCTGCTGCTACGGCATTGGCCAGGTGACGGCGGACATTGCCGATACCCACATCGGCAATCTCAAGCAGCTCAAGGCGTGGGGCATGCCCATCAGCCGCGAACTGAAACTGGCCCATGGCATCGACGAATGCCTGGATTACTACCGTGACATCGGCGAGCGGCGCAACGCGTTGCCCTATGAAATCGACGGCGTCGTGTTCAAAGTCAACAGCATTGCCTCCCAGCGCGAACTCGGCTTCCGCGCCCGCGAGCCACGCTGGGCCATCGCCCATAAATTCCCCGCCAGCGAGGAGCTTACCGAGCTGCTCGATGTCGAGTTCCAGGTCGGCCGCACCGGGGCCGTGACGCCTGTTGCGCGGCTCAAGCCGGTCAAGGTGGCCGGCGTGACCGTGGCCAATGCCACGTTGCACAACATGGACGAAGTGGCGCGCCTGGGCCTGATGATCGGCGATACGGTGATTATCCGCCGCGCGGGGGATGTGATTCCGCAGGTGGTGCAAGTCGTTACCGAGCGCCGCCCGGAGAATGCTCGCCCGGTGGAAGTGCCCCAACAGTGTCCGGTGTGCGGTTCCCACGTAGAGCGCACGCAACTGATCAAGCGCAGCAAGGGCCGCGAAACCATCAGCGAAGGCGCGGTGTATCGCTGCGTCGGTCGCCTGGCCTGCGGGGCGCAGCTCAAGCAGGCGATCATTCACTTCGTCTCGCGCCGGGCCATGGACATCGAAGGCCTGGGGGAAAAGAGCATCGAACAATTGGTGGACGAGGGCCTGGTGGGCTCGCCTGCCGACCTGTATGCGCTGACCTTCGAGCAAGTGGTCGACCTGGAAGGCTTTGCCGAACTGTCGAGCCGCAAGTTGCTGGCGGCCATCGTTGACAGCAAGAAGCCCAGCCTGGCGCGCTTCATCTACGCCCTCGGCATCCCCGACGTCGGCGAGGAAACCGCCAAGGTCCTGGCGCGCTCCCTGGGCTCGCTGGAGCGCGTGCAAGCGGCGTTGCCCCAAGTGCTCACGTACTTGCCGGACGTGGGCCTGGAAGTGGCGCATGAGATCCACAGCTTCTTCGAAGACCCGCACAACCGCGAGGTGATCACGGACCTGCTGCGCCATGGTCTCGATATCCAGGACCAGGGTGAGCTGGGTGCCGAATTCTCCGCCAGTACCACCCTGGGCGGTTTTCTCGACAAGTTGCACATCCCTTCGGTCGGCCCCGGCGGTGCGCAGAAACTGGCGGACAAGTTCGGCTCCCTCGACGCAGTGATGAACGCGGACTGGCTGGACATGCGCCAGGCCCTGCCGGAAAAGCAGGCCAACGCCGTGCGGGAATTCTTCGCCATCGCCGACAATCGCCAGCAGGCCGAGGCCGCGGAGCAGCAGTTGCGGGACTTCGGCATGCACTGGCAAAGCGAGAAGAAAGTCGTCGAAGGCTTGCCCGAAGCCGGCCACACCTGGGTGCTGACCGGATCGCTGGAACTGATGAGCCGTGACGTCGCCAAGGACAAGCTGGAAAGCCTGGGGGCCAAGGTCGCCGGCTCCGTGTCGGCGAAAACCCACTGCGTGGTGGCTGGGCCGGGTGCCGGCTCGAAGTTGGCCAAGGCCAATGAACTGGGACTCAAGGTGCTGGACGAAGAGGCGTTCGTGGCGTTTCTTGGCAAGCATGGCATTACGGTTTAG
- a CDS encoding putative zinc-binding metallopeptidase, producing the protein MYRFFEQLSSRIAAPFLGDRSRNSKVWPCRCGQSLFFRNSQCLACLAALGYQPEQSRLSSLQPGDQPDTWTLDADPQAGLFRRCTNLDTAAACNWLLPANGPDTLCIACSLNRTIPDLSVPENPERWRKVETAKRRLVAQLITLGLPVIPKSIDEHTGLAFDFIGVDPDGTPPTTGHASGLITLDIKEADDAHREYVRQQMREPYRTLLGHFRHEVGHYYWDRLIANSHWLEAFRGLFGDERASYSDALERHYQQGAPLDWQTRYVSAYATMHPWEDWAETWAHYLHMMDAVDTALGFGMSAQDMDFDYQPFPPDTLFDPEHSGGKAFLSFVNAWIELAGMLNELSRSMGQPDFYPFVVPAAVITKLHFIHLVIQEVGGRADEVLL; encoded by the coding sequence ATGTACCGCTTCTTCGAACAACTGAGCTCACGCATCGCCGCGCCGTTCCTGGGCGACCGTTCGCGCAACAGCAAAGTCTGGCCGTGTCGCTGCGGCCAGTCGCTGTTTTTTCGCAACAGCCAGTGCCTGGCCTGTCTGGCGGCGCTGGGCTATCAACCGGAGCAGAGTCGTCTCTCGTCCCTGCAACCCGGTGACCAGCCCGACACCTGGACCCTGGATGCCGACCCACAGGCCGGCCTGTTCCGGCGCTGCACCAACCTCGATACAGCGGCGGCGTGCAACTGGCTGCTGCCGGCCAATGGCCCCGACACCCTATGCATTGCCTGCAGCCTGAACCGCACCATCCCCGACCTGTCGGTCCCGGAAAATCCTGAACGCTGGCGCAAAGTCGAAACCGCCAAGCGTCGGCTGGTGGCGCAACTGATCACCCTCGGTCTGCCGGTCATCCCGAAAAGCATTGACGAACACACCGGCCTGGCCTTCGACTTCATCGGCGTCGACCCCGACGGCACGCCACCGACCACCGGCCATGCCAGCGGCTTGATCACCCTCGACATCAAGGAAGCCGACGACGCCCATCGCGAATACGTGCGCCAGCAGATGCGCGAGCCGTATCGCACCTTGCTCGGGCACTTTCGCCATGAGGTGGGGCATTACTACTGGGACCGGTTGATTGCCAACAGCCATTGGCTCGAGGCGTTCCGCGGGTTGTTTGGCGATGAGCGCGCCAGTTATTCCGACGCTTTGGAGCGGCACTACCAGCAAGGGGCACCGCTGGACTGGCAAACCCGTTACGTCAGTGCCTACGCCACCATGCACCCCTGGGAAGACTGGGCCGAAACCTGGGCCCACTACCTGCACATGATGGACGCCGTGGACACGGCACTGGGCTTTGGCATGAGCGCCCAGGACATGGACTTCGATTACCAACCGTTCCCCCCCGACACCCTGTTCGACCCCGAGCACTCCGGTGGCAAAGCGTTCCTGTCGTTCGTCAACGCCTGGATCGAACTGGCCGGCATGCTCAACGAACTGTCCCGTAGCATGGGCCAGCCGGATTTCTACCCGTTCGTCGTGCCGGCGGCCGTCATCACCAAACTGCATTTCATCCACCTGGTGATCCAGGAGGTGGGCGGCCGGGCGGATGAGGTGTTGTTGTAG
- a CDS encoding Pr6Pr family membrane protein: MNNDTVLTQSKGSIAVKVAAALGWFALLLQLFLILTSRWQAEKSLLGGVEIFFSYFTVLTNILVAIVLTCAATTGDSPLRRFFLRPSTQAGVAAAIVLVGLAYNLLLRQTWNPQGWQWVADELLHDVMPVLFMIYWWFCVPKGTLHWNNVWTWLLYPLIYFIYALIRGEVVGTYPYPFIEVDRLGYSQVLVNAVMVLVGFVVISLVLVAVDRAKGRG; encoded by the coding sequence ATGAACAACGACACGGTGTTGACGCAAAGCAAGGGTTCAATCGCCGTGAAGGTCGCGGCAGCGCTGGGGTGGTTTGCATTACTCCTTCAGCTATTCCTGATCCTGACTTCACGCTGGCAGGCCGAAAAGAGCTTGTTGGGTGGCGTGGAGATCTTTTTCAGCTACTTCACGGTACTGACCAATATTCTGGTGGCGATCGTGCTGACCTGCGCGGCGACGACAGGCGACTCGCCGCTACGGCGTTTCTTTCTCCGGCCCTCGACTCAAGCCGGTGTGGCGGCTGCCATCGTGTTGGTCGGGCTGGCGTACAACCTGCTGTTACGCCAGACGTGGAACCCTCAAGGCTGGCAGTGGGTGGCTGATGAACTGCTGCACGACGTGATGCCGGTGCTGTTCATGATCTATTGGTGGTTCTGTGTGCCGAAGGGAACCCTGCATTGGAACAACGTGTGGACGTGGCTGCTCTATCCGCTGATTTATTTCATCTACGCCCTGATACGCGGTGAGGTGGTCGGCACCTATCCCTATCCGTTCATCGAAGTAGACCGGCTGGGTTATTCACAGGTGCTGGTTAACGCGGTGATGGTGTTGGTGGGATTCGTGGTGATTTCACTGGTACTGGTTGCGGTGGATCGGGCGAAGGGCAGGGGCTGA
- a CDS encoding helix-turn-helix domain-containing protein: MQISSLGAAIRRYRKVAGLTQAELGEKTGFDPKTISRFETGTYMPSVEALFLLANVLDVQLKAFFADMNDEDEQRAYLFGVIHKATPKDLGKLIAAVDQALSKP; encoded by the coding sequence ATGCAAATTTCAAGTTTGGGTGCAGCCATCAGACGCTACCGCAAAGTAGCGGGGCTGACTCAGGCTGAACTGGGCGAAAAAACCGGTTTTGACCCCAAGACCATCAGCCGTTTCGAAACCGGCACCTACATGCCCAGCGTCGAAGCCCTGTTCCTGCTCGCCAATGTACTGGACGTACAACTGAAAGCCTTTTTCGCCGACATGAATGACGAAGACGAACAGCGCGCCTACCTGTTCGGTGTCATTCACAAGGCCACCCCGAAGGATTTGGGCAAGCTGATCGCAGCGGTTGATCAGGCTCTGTCCAAGCCTTGA